The Deltaproteobacteria bacterium HGW-Deltaproteobacteria-6 sequence CATTGAAATGATGTCACACTATCGAGAACAAGGAGGTAGCAATATTATGTCAAACGCAGTCATTGTCAACGGTGTGCGCACCGCGGTCGGAGCCTTTGGCGGCTCTTTGAAAGATGTCCCCGCGAAGGATCTGGGTGCTCTTGTGATTCGCGAAACGCTAGTCAAAGCAGGGCTCAAACCGGCATTGCCGGCCAATGCAAAAAATGACGCGCCGGACACGGCGAAGAATGAGGGACTCTCCCCGATTGAACAGCAATATTCCAAATGGGCCGACAATCTCAAAGAAATCGCCGTGGATGAAGTCATCATCGGCAATGTCATCGGAGCGGGGCAGGGTCAGAATGTCGGGCGTCAGGCCATGATTCGCG is a genomic window containing:
- a CDS encoding acetyl-CoA C-acyltransferase, giving the protein MSNAVIVNGVRTAVGAFGGSLKDVPAKDLGALVIRETLVKAGLKPALPANAKNDAPDTAKNEGLSPIEQQYSKWADNLKEIAVDEVIIGNVIGAGQGQNVGRQAMIRAGLPKETTAFTINKVCASGMKAIALAAASIKAGDNEVVIAGGMENMSDVPI